Proteins encoded in a region of the Zea mays cultivar B73 chromosome 2, Zm-B73-REFERENCE-NAM-5.0, whole genome shotgun sequence genome:
- the LOC100217256 gene encoding uncharacterized LOC100217256 codes for MGSGRNGAVVRRYVRSKEPRMRWSADLHRSFVQAIDSLGGQHKATPKLILQFMGARGLTISHVKSHLQMYRAASLGAERGGGTPAQLLQRRYSCSGDERGGPKEEFLCCPPPPPLKRARMGYESMQGSHGVSDARTTAGGGGLYCIDDYMQAMAVGWRIKEEGLIRWQRRDAAAATPSNLQAMGCLVQESGPFKQVRRPEAHRLGSALKQQDGDDSSKEDGNDGRPQSSNAATKEDEASEQCSLSLSLGNLDAKCGRGMAAAASSRSGESSCILTASPARRSSSDCSGHSGCFVVGPGGVVSLELSLSICGS; via the exons ATGGGCAGCGGCAGGAACGGCGCTGTGGTGAGGCGGTACGTCCGGTCCAAGGAGCCCAGGATGAGGTGGAGCGCCGACCTCCACCGCAGCTTCGTGCAGGCTATCGACTCCCTTGGCGGCCAACACA AGGCTACGCCGAAGCTCATTCTCCAGTTCATGGGCGCCAGGGGGCTTACCATATCTCATGTCAAGAGCCACCTCCAG ATGTACAGAGCTGCAAGCCTTGGCGCAGAAAGAGGAGGAG GGACGCCAGCCCAGCTGCTGCAAAGGAGGTACTCATGCAGCGGTGATGAGCGAGGAGGCCCCAAGGAGGAGTTCCTGTGctgcccaccaccaccacctctgAAAAG GGCCCGGATGGGATACGAGAGCATGCAGGGAAGCCATGGAGTCAGTGATGCGAGGACTACTGCTGGGGGAGGGGGACTGTACTGCATCGATGATTACATGCAAGCCATGGCCGTGGGCTGGAGAATAAAGGAGGAGGGCCTCATCAGATGGCAGAGGAGAGATGCGGCTGCTGCTACGCCTTCCAATCTCCAAGCCATGGGATGTTTGGTGCAAGAATCTGGCCCCTTTAAG CAGGTACGCCGACCAGAAGCACACCGTCTTGGTTCTGCGCTGAAGCAGCAGGACGGCGACGACTCCAGCAAAGAGGACGGAAACGACGGACGGCCCCAGTCCAGCAATGCAGCGACGAAGGAGGACGAGGCATCTGAGCAGTGCTCGCTCTCGCTGTCCCTCGGTAATCTGGACGCAAAATGCGGGCGTGGCATGGCGGCAGCGGCCTCCTCGCGAAGCGGCGAGAGCAGCTGCATCCTCACGGCCTCGCCGGCGAGGAGGAGCTCCAGCGACTGCTCCGGCCACTCAGGCTGCTTCGTCGTCGGGCCGGGTGGTGTTGTTAGCCTGGAGCTTTCCCTGTCCATCTGTGGATCTTAG
- the LOC100217256 gene encoding uncharacterized isoform X1 has translation MGSGRNGAVVRRYVRSKEPRMRWSADLHRSFVQAIDSLGGQHKATPKLILQFMGARGLTISHVKSHLQMYRAASLGAERGGGTPAQLLQRRYSCSGDERGGPKEEFLCCPPPPPLKRARMGYESMQGSHGVSDARTTAGGGGLYCIDDYMQAMAVGWRIKEEGLIRWQRRDAAAATPSNLQAMGCLVQESGPFKVRRPEAHRLGSALKQQDGDDSSKEDGNDGRPQSSNAATKEDEASEQCSLSLSLGNLDAKCGRGMAAAASSRSGESSCILTASPARRSSSDCSGHSGCFVVGPGGVVSLELSLSICGS, from the exons ATGGGCAGCGGCAGGAACGGCGCTGTGGTGAGGCGGTACGTCCGGTCCAAGGAGCCCAGGATGAGGTGGAGCGCCGACCTCCACCGCAGCTTCGTGCAGGCTATCGACTCCCTTGGCGGCCAACACA AGGCTACGCCGAAGCTCATTCTCCAGTTCATGGGCGCCAGGGGGCTTACCATATCTCATGTCAAGAGCCACCTCCAG ATGTACAGAGCTGCAAGCCTTGGCGCAGAAAGAGGAGGAG GGACGCCAGCCCAGCTGCTGCAAAGGAGGTACTCATGCAGCGGTGATGAGCGAGGAGGCCCCAAGGAGGAGTTCCTGTGctgcccaccaccaccacctctgAAAAG GGCCCGGATGGGATACGAGAGCATGCAGGGAAGCCATGGAGTCAGTGATGCGAGGACTACTGCTGGGGGAGGGGGACTGTACTGCATCGATGATTACATGCAAGCCATGGCCGTGGGCTGGAGAATAAAGGAGGAGGGCCTCATCAGATGGCAGAGGAGAGATGCGGCTGCTGCTACGCCTTCCAATCTCCAAGCCATGGGATGTTTGGTGCAAGAATCTGGCCCCTTTAAG GTACGCCGACCAGAAGCACACCGTCTTGGTTCTGCGCTGAAGCAGCAGGACGGCGACGACTCCAGCAAAGAGGACGGAAACGACGGACGGCCCCAGTCCAGCAATGCAGCGACGAAGGAGGACGAGGCATCTGAGCAGTGCTCGCTCTCGCTGTCCCTCGGTAATCTGGACGCAAAATGCGGGCGTGGCATGGCGGCAGCGGCCTCCTCGCGAAGCGGCGAGAGCAGCTGCATCCTCACGGCCTCGCCGGCGAGGAGGAGCTCCAGCGACTGCTCCGGCCACTCAGGCTGCTTCGTCGTCGGGCCGGGTGGTGTTGTTAGCCTGGAGCTTTCCCTGTCCATCTGTGGATCTTAG